In Crassostrea angulata isolate pt1a10 chromosome 6, ASM2561291v2, whole genome shotgun sequence, a genomic segment contains:
- the LOC128189462 gene encoding uncharacterized protein LOC128189462 translates to MEKIEKACTSLNSCEKCSSFNITTQSVIEEESLQITDNCTKYFNSSFDPITKVNFDENTIFFNQTRCCLGNRTLLYNKDLTTERNILDLSTFSTKDTTANYGTFFLDSRPFKTLTISLLTMALVGTLLMCVLIVVCCRKRQSKIKQRTPSPSKFTANGTHNEEVAEYSTVEESAILMESLTQHRTLPKMEETPSDNYFILEPNKRLSTTSVDTKSIELIECETDEDVYNTLHERRSKDLEENAYSHFVDCNDSVYCRTINQ, encoded by the exons ATGGAGAAAATTGAAAAAGCCTGTACAAGTCTAAACAGCTGTGAGAAATGCAGTTCTTTCAATATAACAACACAGTCTGTCATAGAGGAAGAAAGTCTGCAGATTACTGATAACTGTACTAAGTATTTTAATTCTTCTTTTGATCCGATAACAAAAGTTAACTTCGatgaaaacacaattttttttaaccagaCTCGCTGTTGCCTGGGTAACCGGACATTATTATACAATAAAG ACCTTACGACCGAGAGAAACATCTTAGACCTCTCTACATTTTCAACTAAAGATACTACCGCAAACTATGGAACATTTTTTCTGGATTCGAGGCCTTTTAAAACCTTAACAATCAGCTTGTTAACAATGGCACTGGTTGGAACGCTCCTCATGTGTGTATTGATAGTGGTTTGCTGTCGTAAACG gCAATCAAAGATTAAACAGAGAACACCAAGTCCTTCTAAATTTACTGCAAATGGAACACACAAC GAGGAAGTTGCTGAATACTCAACTGTAGAGGAATCGGCCATTCTAATGGAGTCCTTGACTCAGCACAGAACTCTACCAAAGATGGAGGAAACACCTTCTgacaattattttattcttgAACCAAATAAAAGATTATCAACCACCTCCGTGGATACAAAATCAATAGAACTGATAGAATGTGAAACTGACGAAGATGTCTACAATACATTACATGAAAGAAGATCCAAGGATTTGGAGGAGAATGCATACAGCCATTTTGTGGATTGTAATGACAGTGTTTACTGCAGAACGATTAACCAATGA